The region ACATTAAAATACTGCGCCCATAGGCGTAGAACCCTTCCCCAAGCGATGAAGCAGTAATTTCAAAAACGGCGGCGTAAAAGAACACAAAACCTATAAATTGCAGTAAAACCGTTTTGGGATGTGTTTCCTTATCAAGGATATAGAACACCATTAGGACAGCAGCAATTAAGACAAGAATGTCTTGAATAACCCATACAGGCACTACAGTTATACTACCCATTTTCTTCCTCCAATTAATTTAATTTGAATCGAACGTTTAAATAAATTATAATGTCACCATGTTAGTTAAACAACAGGCTGTTCGTTTGGATTATGTTAGTTACCATACAAATCATATTAGATTTGTTCATTAACCATTTTATTATTTTAAATTAGGAGGTTACGATGGCAGACAAAAAAACAGATCACCGGGTGAGATATACAAAAATGGTTATTAAAGAAAGCCTGTTGAAGCTGATGACAGAACGGTCTATCAATAAAGTTACCGTGACCGACATTTGCAGCGAAGCAGGGATTAACCGCAACACCTTTTATTCACACTATGCGAATCAGTTTGAGCTTCTTTCAACAATCGAAAATGATCTATATGAAGAAATTAAGCAACTTGGGATTAGTTCTGCAAGCCCTCAAAAGCTTTCTTATGAATTATGTAAATATATAAAAGCGAATAAAACGATATGTGAGGTTCTGTTCTCGGAGCATGGCAACAAAGAATTATTGGAAAGAATCCTATATATCAGTCACGACCTAACGATTGAGCGCTGGAAGCAGGAATTAAAATATTTTGATCCGCAATTATTTGAATCCTGGTATACGTTCACCGCTCATGGCAGTATAGCTATTATTAAAAAGTGGGTGAGCAGCGGTCTGAAGGAAAGCCCGGGTAAGGTTGCAGTTTTTATTGATAAAGCCACAGAGGCCGTATCCAAAGCATTTTATTCCGAGGAATCATAAATCATAAAAAATGAAGCGGTCCCTCTTTGTTGAAGGCCGCTTCTCTGCTCTTTTTCCAATTCATTTCATTCCTTATTCCTTACTCATTCTGATTGCTCTAATTGATCCTTTGCCTTTTGTAAAAGTGCAGTCTCTTGAGCGGAAAGCTCATTTAAAGTCGTAAAAAAAGGTTCTATGGGTACCATCACACCACAGGTTGAACCTAATCCCAGCATCAATCTGAGGTAAAATTGAACCTTTCTTTTCTCACTGGCAATTTGCTCTAATTCTGAGAGACCCGAGTTTTTTTCTTCATCTCCTGATGCTTCCTTCCGTCTCGAATTAAATATCTTCATTTCCATTAAACTTCCCCTCGGAGTATTCTTCGGCGCGCGCCAACAAATCACTCATGAATTTCCCGATCGTCTGTAACTCAGCCTCTGAATAAGATTCAATAAACTGATAAAAGTTGTCTTCTTTCGCTTGATGCATCTTTTGATGCAGTTGATATACCTGTCTTCCCTTATCCGTTAAGCTAAAATAAATCTCCTTCCGGTTGTTATTTAGTTGATTTTTCATAATGAAGCCTGTTTCCAACAGCTTGGAACTAATACTTGTAATGCTTGCTTTGGACAGATTCATTCTTTTGGTAATTCCGGTATGATTGATCGGCTCATGATCACCAATGCAATCAATAACATGCACACTGGTAATATTATTGGACAGCATATCGATCTGAAGCTTTTTGGCTTGCTCACGAAACAGATTAATTTCATGTTCTGTATATAATTCGTTCAAATGCAGCATTCTGATATATTGCTCATAAAGGTGACCTTTAGAATGATTTTGAAATTCCACTTGCCAAATCTCTCCTCTCTTGTACTTAATGCAGACTAGGGTCAAAGGCAGCAATCAATTGCTTTTTATTTTTGTTCACTACTGAACAAAATCATATTAGCACGAATGATATTGAGAATCAATATCATTTTCATCTTTTCAAGCCGAAATGAATCTGCTATAATCAACCAGAGTACCAAACATCCTACGTTTGTAAAGGAATGATACAATTGTTAGCTCAGACTCAACGTTTAACCTTGGTGGAACAGGTGGCCTACCAGATCCAAGAGAAGATCGAAAGCAGCGAATGGCAAGTAGGGACGCGTATTCCTCCAGAGCCGGAGCTAATGGAGCAGCTTCAAGTCAGTCGTAATACCTTAAGGGAAGCAATTCGGGCTCTAACCTACGCGGGTCTGCTCAAGACCAGACAAGGGGATGGGACTTATGTATGCTCCTCCAGTGTTTTAGGGTCAGTGATTAGAAAAGTAATAGAGCATACCGATAAGTTTGAGAGCCTGGAGGTCCGGTATGCATTAGAACGAGAGGCGGCTGCCCTGGCTGCGCTCAGGAGAGACGAGGAAGATTTGGCGGCACTTCGGACATGTCTTGACCAGTGCAGACAAGCAGCCGTCCAGCAAGATCTTGAAGCGTATGCTCACTGGGACGTGGAGTTTCACAAAATGGTGATAGCCGCTTCACATAATCAATTGATGTCGAATTTATACAATCATATTTCTGAGGCGCTGCAAAACATGATTTTAGAAATGAAGGATCTCAAAACCGTGGATTTCTATATCGACTCTCATGCCCTGCTCTATCAGGCCATTGCGGATCAGAATGGTCATCAAGCGGAGGAGGCTGTTCGTTTATACATTGACAAAGCCCGTACACAGGAGGCACATCTATGAGTTCACCAGAACAATTGTTAAACAAGCAAGATGGAATATCCAATACCGGTATTCGGAAGCAAGCGACACTCTGGTTCATGATCATAGGAATTATTTTTATCGCAGCGAATTTGCGCGCACCCCTCACCTCAGTGGGACCCTTGGTCAGTCTTATTCGGGACAACGTGCATATTTCTAATACTTTAGCAGGCCTGATTACTACAGTTCCACTAATTGCATTTGCCCTATTATCACCTTTTGTACCCAAATTAGGACATAAATATGGTATAGAACGAATTATCCTGATTTCTCTTATTTTTTTAGTCATCGGTATTGCTGTTCGGTCGTTATCCGGAGCAGCGACTTTATATGTTGGAACTGCAATTCTGGGATTTGCTATTACTATATGTAATGTATTACTTCCCAGTCTGATTAAACGGGAATTTCCGCAGCAAATGGGGACTATGACAGGGGTCTATTCGGTTTCCATGAATCTATGCGGGGCAATTGCTTCCGGTATTAGTATTCCCTTAGCTGTGGGAGCAGGTATGAACTGGCAAGGTGCCCTTGGAGTATGGGGAATACTTAGCTTCATCTCTATTCTCTTTTGGATACCGCTGCTCAAGACTCCAACGAACCCCGCCATTATTGGTAGCAGCACAGATAAGAACCATCAGGTTAAAATATGGCGCTCCCCATTAGCCTGGCAGGTGACTCTCTTTATGGGAATACAATCAGCCATTTTCTATGTGCTGGTTGCCTGGCTGCCTGAAATCCTAAAAGAACAAGGCATCAGTTCGAGTCAATCCGGCTGGTTTCTATCGGTTCTGATTATGGCGTCCCTCCCCTTTGCCTTTATCGTTCCTGTTATGGCAGGGCGTATGTCTAACCAGCGGTCCTTGGTGGTTATTACAACAATCCTACTTTTGATCGGAACACTTGGGCTTCTCTATAGCAGTGTCCAACTGCTTCTGTTGTGGGTGATTATTCTTGGAATTGGAGCGGGCTTTGCCTTTGGCTTATCTATGATGTTTTTCGGTTTACGCACTCAAAGTGCCCATCAGGCGGCGGAACTATCGGGCATGGCCCAATCCATAGGATATCTGCTGGCAGCCATCGGCCCGGCGCTGATAGGTTACTTGCATGACGCCACTCATAGTTGGAGTGCTCCACTCCTGATCTTGGTTGGCGCTTCTGCCCTACTCGGTATCATTGGTCTTGGGGCGGCCAGAAATCAATTTGTGGGTTCTACGAAGTAAGTTCATGATATAAACGACTTAACATATAAGCAGATGACATATAAATTAAAAGAAACAGGCCCTGTGTAGTAAGATACACAGGGCCTGTCTTGTTCTCAGATACATATGGGATAAGGTACGAAAGCTCAAAGAACATAATCATCCTGCAAATGAACGATGCTGGCGCCTCAGTCTTGTTCATGTGCCGATATAACAGATAATGCGTGCCTCTAGGTATACACACAATAAAAAAGCCCACCAGAGAATATCTCTGATGAACTCTTTTAGCGTAATACCGGCGAGAGGACTCGAACCTCCACGGTTTCCCACTCGATTTTGAGTCGAGCGCGTCTGCCATTCCGCCACGCCGGCAAATATTTAAAAT is a window of Paenibacillus sp. FSL H3-0469 DNA encoding:
- a CDS encoding TetR/AcrR family transcriptional regulator, producing the protein MADKKTDHRVRYTKMVIKESLLKLMTERSINKVTVTDICSEAGINRNTFYSHYANQFELLSTIENDLYEEIKQLGISSASPQKLSYELCKYIKANKTICEVLFSEHGNKELLERILYISHDLTIERWKQELKYFDPQLFESWYTFTAHGSIAIIKKWVSSGLKESPGKVAVFIDKATEAVSKAFYSEES
- a CDS encoding MarR family transcriptional regulator — encoded protein: MEFQNHSKGHLYEQYIRMLHLNELYTEHEINLFREQAKKLQIDMLSNNITSVHVIDCIGDHEPINHTGITKRMNLSKASITSISSKLLETGFIMKNQLNNNRKEIYFSLTDKGRQVYQLHQKMHQAKEDNFYQFIESYSEAELQTIGKFMSDLLARAEEYSEGKFNGNEDI
- a CDS encoding FCD domain-containing protein; translated protein: MLAQTQRLTLVEQVAYQIQEKIESSEWQVGTRIPPEPELMEQLQVSRNTLREAIRALTYAGLLKTRQGDGTYVCSSSVLGSVIRKVIEHTDKFESLEVRYALEREAAALAALRRDEEDLAALRTCLDQCRQAAVQQDLEAYAHWDVEFHKMVIAASHNQLMSNLYNHISEALQNMILEMKDLKTVDFYIDSHALLYQAIADQNGHQAEEAVRLYIDKARTQEAHL
- a CDS encoding MFS transporter, with product MSSPEQLLNKQDGISNTGIRKQATLWFMIIGIIFIAANLRAPLTSVGPLVSLIRDNVHISNTLAGLITTVPLIAFALLSPFVPKLGHKYGIERIILISLIFLVIGIAVRSLSGAATLYVGTAILGFAITICNVLLPSLIKREFPQQMGTMTGVYSVSMNLCGAIASGISIPLAVGAGMNWQGALGVWGILSFISILFWIPLLKTPTNPAIIGSSTDKNHQVKIWRSPLAWQVTLFMGIQSAIFYVLVAWLPEILKEQGISSSQSGWFLSVLIMASLPFAFIVPVMAGRMSNQRSLVVITTILLLIGTLGLLYSSVQLLLLWVIILGIGAGFAFGLSMMFFGLRTQSAHQAAELSGMAQSIGYLLAAIGPALIGYLHDATHSWSAPLLILVGASALLGIIGLGAARNQFVGSTK